One Alphaproteobacteria bacterium genomic window carries:
- the galE gene encoding UDP-glucose 4-epimerase GalE: MAVLVTGGAGYIGSHAVYALRDAGYEVIVLDNLSTGHQKVLPTDVTFVQGDVADIACLDKVFTAHAISTVMHFAGSVIVEESIHNPEKYYQNNTHASRILIDACRHHRIPNFIFSSTAAVYGHASTMTVDETHHPHPETPYAESKLQTETSLCEASQAHGLNVTVLRYFNVAGADPNGRTGQLMINATHLIKVACEVAAGKRPELTIFGVDYDTPDGTAIRDFIHVSDLADMHVCVLKDRESYQGKGAYDVYNCGYGKGTSVREVITALDSLTEWPLVVREAPRRAGDLGAVVADVRKFQQKFAWQPQYNDLYKILQSTLSWEYSID; the protein is encoded by the coding sequence ATGGCAGTTCTAGTCACGGGAGGGGCGGGTTATATCGGTTCTCATGCGGTTTATGCTTTAAGGGATGCAGGATATGAGGTCATTGTTCTGGATAACCTTTCGACGGGGCATCAAAAAGTCCTACCGACGGATGTGACTTTTGTACAAGGAGATGTGGCAGATATTGCCTGTTTGGATAAAGTGTTTACAGCGCATGCTATTTCTACGGTAATGCACTTTGCGGGATCTGTAATTGTTGAGGAGTCCATCCACAATCCTGAAAAATATTATCAGAATAACACCCACGCGAGCCGTATCTTGATTGATGCGTGCCGCCATCACCGTATTCCTAATTTCATCTTTTCATCGACTGCTGCTGTATACGGTCACGCCTCAACGATGACTGTGGATGAAACGCACCATCCTCATCCAGAAACACCTTATGCCGAATCAAAGCTTCAAACCGAGACCAGTCTTTGTGAAGCTTCGCAGGCGCATGGACTCAATGTTACGGTACTACGCTATTTTAATGTGGCCGGGGCTGACCCAAACGGTCGCACGGGGCAGTTAATGATAAATGCCACACATTTGATCAAGGTGGCGTGTGAGGTGGCAGCCGGTAAGCGCCCTGAGTTGACCATTTTTGGGGTGGACTATGATACCCCTGATGGTACAGCGATTCGGGATTTTATCCATGTCAGTGATCTTGCCGACATGCACGTGTGTGTACTCAAAGACCGCGAATCTTATCAAGGGAAGGGGGCTTATGATGTGTATAATTGTGGTTATGGAAAGGGTACATCGGTACGAGAAGTGATCACAGCGTTAGATAGTCTTACCGAGTGGCCTCTTGTCGTGCGCGAAGCTCCGCGACGAGCAGGGGATCTTGGGGCAGTTGTGGCCGATGTGAGAAAGTTCCAACAGAAATTTGCATGGCAGCCCCAATATAATGATTTGTATAAAATTTTGCAATCGACGCTTTCCTGGGAATACAGTATTGACTGA
- a CDS encoding glycosyltransferase family 4 protein, translating into MTDGTQHKTLALVGTTAASMLTFRGAYIQALVAQGWRVLVLCCDYTTDTANQVRALGADPIFYPLARTGMNPFRDCYTLWFLYVFMRRWRPHVVLSFFTKPVIYGTLAACFAGVPRIATLLEGLGYAFTDLPHEKKPFVVRFIRAIQVALYRLSLPRAHVCFFLNKDDPQDLLARYKISVKSYDVLGPIGVDCKKFSFSPPITKPLTFLFVGRLLKEKGIHEFVAAATRVKNQYPHVQFQIAGEPDSANPGSLTHETFVALRKSSTISFLGYVTDMPAVYAQASALVLPSYREGYSLSVQEAMASGRLVITSDAPGCKGTVLPGFTGSMVRTGSVDDLVSAIVTYVKNPEFVGEQGKNARTYAEKHYDIQATTAMLIAKTIPSKG; encoded by the coding sequence TTGACTGACGGGACCCAACACAAAACGCTTGCGCTTGTAGGAACGACGGCAGCGAGCATGCTCACTTTCAGGGGCGCGTATATTCAAGCGTTGGTTGCTCAAGGATGGCGGGTTCTTGTATTGTGCTGTGATTATACTACAGACACGGCTAACCAGGTGCGTGCGTTAGGTGCTGATCCCATTTTTTATCCACTGGCACGTACAGGAATGAACCCTTTTCGTGACTGTTACACACTCTGGTTTTTGTATGTATTCATGCGTCGTTGGCGTCCCCACGTTGTTTTGAGCTTTTTCACGAAGCCTGTTATTTATGGCACATTAGCTGCTTGCTTTGCCGGAGTTCCCCGAATCGCGACATTGCTGGAGGGTTTGGGATATGCCTTTACGGATCTTCCGCATGAAAAAAAACCATTTGTAGTGAGATTCATTCGAGCCATACAAGTTGCTCTCTATCGTCTTTCTTTGCCACGTGCGCACGTATGTTTCTTTCTAAATAAAGACGACCCACAGGATCTGCTTGCTCGCTATAAGATTTCTGTCAAATCTTATGATGTACTAGGCCCTATTGGTGTAGATTGTAAAAAGTTTTCCTTTTCTCCTCCCATAACGAAGCCACTAACATTTCTCTTTGTTGGAAGGCTCCTAAAAGAAAAAGGTATCCATGAGTTTGTGGCCGCAGCAACGCGTGTTAAAAACCAGTACCCTCATGTTCAATTCCAAATAGCAGGAGAGCCAGATAGTGCTAATCCCGGGAGTCTTACGCACGAAACGTTCGTCGCATTGAGAAAATCATCAACTATTTCTTTTTTGGGTTATGTGACAGATATGCCTGCCGTATACGCGCAAGCCAGTGCTCTTGTACTACCTTCTTACCGCGAAGGATATTCTTTAAGCGTGCAGGAGGCTATGGCCAGCGGTCGTCTTGTGATTACAAGTGATGCCCCAGGTTGCAAAGGGACAGTTCTTCCGGGTTTTACAGGCTCTATGGTGCGAACAGGGAGTGTGGATGATTTGGTTTCTGCAATAGTGACTTATGTTAAAAATCCTGAGTTTGTGGGAGAACAGGGGAAAAATGCACGCACATATGCAGAGAAACACTATGATATTCAGGCGACCACAGCCATGCTGATAGCCAAGACTATCCCTTCGAAAGGATAG
- the uvrB gene encoding excinuclease ABC subunit UvrB, which yields MSGFTLVSDYMPAGDQPLAIDSLVQGLQENMRDQVLLGVTGSGKTFTMAHTIQRYDRPALILAHNKTLAAQLYGEMKEFFPHNAVEYFVSYYDYYQPEAYVPRTDTFIEKESSINEQIDRMRHSATRSLLERRDVIIVGSVSCIYGIGSPDMYGNMTVPLAVGEHIEIRALTQKLVSLQYDRNDLSFHRGTFRVRGDSMEVFPAHYEDRAWRLSFFGDEIESIHEIDPLTGQRVRPLETIKIFANSHHVTSQPTVQGAIKQIREDLRLRVNEFTQMGKLLEAQRIQQRVTFDLEMLETTGMCAGIENYSRYMTGRQPGEPPPTLFEYLPQDALLFVDESHATIPQLNGMYRGDQVRKNTLSDHGFRLPSCKDNRPLKFEEWNTLRPQTVYVSATPGPWELHQTSGVFTEQIIRPTGLLDPVCDVRPTLNQIDDLIAECHVVRKKGFRALVTTLTKKMAEALTNYLNEAGLRVRYLHSDIDTLERIEIIRDLRNGVFDVLVGINLLREGLDIPECGLLAILDADKEGFLRSRTSLIQTIGRAARNAESTVILYADKMTDSMIAALEETHRRREKQMAYNTVHNITPQTIIKKVMDLTAGFTAKESEKQTKIPLSRTEITATIKKYRAEMIAAAESLNFEEAARLRDEIHTLETLELSVG from the coding sequence ATGAGTGGGTTTACCCTTGTTTCAGATTATATGCCGGCAGGAGATCAACCGTTAGCGATTGATTCTCTGGTCCAGGGACTGCAGGAAAATATGCGTGATCAAGTGTTACTTGGGGTCACAGGATCAGGAAAAACGTTTACTATGGCGCATACCATCCAACGGTATGATCGCCCAGCACTGATTTTAGCTCACAACAAAACCTTAGCTGCCCAACTGTATGGTGAGATGAAAGAGTTTTTCCCGCATAACGCCGTTGAATACTTTGTGTCGTACTATGACTATTACCAACCAGAGGCTTATGTTCCACGCACAGATACGTTCATTGAAAAAGAATCTTCCATCAACGAACAAATAGACCGCATGCGCCACAGTGCAACACGATCGCTTTTGGAAAGACGGGATGTCATTATTGTAGGCAGTGTGTCGTGCATTTACGGAATTGGTTCACCCGATATGTACGGAAATATGACAGTTCCGTTAGCGGTAGGAGAGCATATAGAAATTCGGGCCTTAACGCAAAAACTGGTTTCACTGCAGTATGATCGCAACGATCTGTCTTTTCATCGTGGAACTTTTCGGGTGCGGGGGGACAGCATGGAAGTTTTTCCTGCGCATTATGAAGATCGTGCGTGGAGACTTTCTTTTTTTGGTGATGAAATTGAGTCCATTCATGAGATTGACCCTCTTACGGGACAGCGCGTGAGGCCACTTGAGACCATTAAGATTTTTGCCAACAGCCATCACGTTACTTCACAACCGACGGTGCAAGGAGCTATTAAGCAAATTCGGGAAGATTTGCGTCTGCGTGTCAATGAATTCACACAAATGGGGAAGCTTCTTGAAGCGCAGCGTATTCAGCAACGCGTAACATTTGATCTGGAAATGCTTGAAACTACGGGAATGTGTGCAGGAATAGAGAATTATTCACGCTATATGACCGGACGTCAGCCTGGTGAACCGCCTCCCACGCTTTTTGAGTATTTGCCCCAAGATGCTCTCCTTTTTGTGGATGAAAGTCATGCTACCATTCCCCAGTTAAATGGAATGTATCGGGGAGATCAAGTACGAAAAAATACACTTTCTGATCATGGGTTTCGCCTACCTTCTTGCAAGGACAATCGTCCCTTAAAATTTGAGGAGTGGAATACACTGCGCCCTCAGACAGTATACGTGTCCGCTACACCAGGCCCTTGGGAGTTGCACCAAACATCAGGTGTTTTTACGGAACAGATCATTCGTCCCACGGGCTTGTTAGATCCTGTGTGTGATGTTCGTCCGACATTGAATCAAATAGATGATTTGATTGCGGAATGTCACGTTGTTCGGAAAAAAGGGTTTCGAGCACTGGTGACTACACTGACAAAAAAAATGGCTGAGGCACTAACCAACTATCTCAATGAAGCAGGGCTTCGGGTGCGTTACCTACACAGTGATATTGATACGCTGGAGCGCATTGAAATCATTCGTGATTTGCGCAACGGCGTGTTTGACGTTCTTGTTGGCATTAACCTGTTACGGGAAGGGCTTGATATTCCGGAATGCGGACTATTGGCTATTTTGGATGCCGATAAAGAGGGATTTTTACGTTCGCGTACCTCATTAATTCAAACGATTGGTCGCGCGGCGCGCAATGCTGAAAGCACGGTTATTCTCTATGCAGACAAGATGACAGATTCGATGATTGCTGCCTTGGAAGAAACGCACCGTCGCCGTGAAAAACAAATGGCTTACAACACCGTTCATAACATTACGCCGCAAACAATCATTAAGAAAGTAATGGATCTTACAGCAGGCTTTACTGCTAAAGAATCTGAAAAACAAACAAAAATCCCTTTGTCACGCACAGAAATCACGGCCACCATCAAAAAATATCGGGCGGAAATGATTGCAGCGGCCGAGTCATTAAATTTTGAAGAAGCCGCCCGCTTGCGCGATGAGATTCATACACTTGAGACGCTCGAGTTAAGCGTAGGCTAA
- a CDS encoding LysR family transcriptional regulator, which translates to MKNVFDHDNALAVYYVALYKNITKAAEKLNLSQPAVSRRIICAEERTGIRIFERKFHEMLPTPEGEKYIKVCEEIVHLGDAIIKDVHQSARKNEGIIRIYSTPSIANTWLPRILEGFCDLYPNIRLKIFSETKNLSITQSDILIYTFMPNAKNLKQIKIFDQAQGVFASQAYLEKYGEPKKIEELIDHKLLALDEEVYDNHININWLFKAGLGENSHRLAPSMTFDSNDGMVSAMLSGHGIASCGIHHMKMLSCRGIKRLFPYITSEKFGIYFTYNASVQDTTKYQTLLRFIQDKIADQRSFYDY; encoded by the coding sequence ATGAAAAATGTATTCGATCACGACAATGCTCTTGCCGTTTACTATGTGGCACTTTACAAAAACATTACAAAAGCTGCAGAAAAATTAAACCTTAGCCAACCTGCTGTCAGCCGCCGTATTATCTGCGCCGAAGAACGCACGGGTATTCGTATCTTTGAACGCAAATTTCATGAAATGCTCCCCACCCCAGAAGGAGAAAAATACATCAAGGTCTGCGAAGAGATTGTTCACTTAGGAGATGCCATTATTAAAGATGTGCATCAGTCTGCACGAAAAAATGAAGGTATCATTCGCATTTACTCTACACCCTCAATCGCTAACACGTGGCTTCCCAGAATACTTGAGGGATTCTGCGATTTATATCCCAATATTAGACTTAAGATTTTCTCCGAAACAAAGAACTTAAGTATTACCCAAAGTGATATACTTATTTACACTTTTATGCCAAACGCAAAAAATCTCAAGCAAATTAAAATATTTGATCAAGCACAAGGAGTTTTTGCGTCACAAGCATACCTTGAAAAATATGGAGAACCTAAAAAAATTGAAGAGCTGATAGATCATAAACTCCTCGCCCTTGACGAAGAGGTCTACGACAATCATATAAACATAAATTGGCTTTTTAAAGCAGGACTTGGGGAAAACAGTCATCGCCTTGCCCCCAGTATGACCTTTGATTCAAACGATGGCATGGTAAGTGCGATGTTATCAGGACATGGTATCGCAAGCTGTGGAATTCACCATATGAAAATGCTTAGTTGTAGGGGTATAAAACGTCTTTTTCCATATATAACTTCAGAAAAATTTGGCATATACTTTACATACAATGCAAGTGTTCAAGATACAACAAAGTATCAAACCCTCCTTCGTTTTATTCAAGATAAAATAGCGGATCAACGTTCCTTTTATGACTATTAA
- a CDS encoding substrate-binding domain-containing protein produces MIAFSQIFLCLLAVFTALCAQNGSSRHTPNVITQSHGKLVRTQVRITGSTTLFPLVLRASEEFSSFSSFPMPLIMNPGTNRGINHFCSARKDIGYDILMASREMTPVDLKTCHANGFNRITKISLGRDGIALVTHKKNLALSGLTHKELFRALASKVPDGSGALIPNPHMTWADINPQFPPQAIRILVPSANHGTRDALFAHIFASSNQKNSSLRTDGAIIVITPLQAADEHDLFFQALRDNPETIGIVGSNLWEAQRSDIRAIPFNGISPTKKAIRTGTYPLSRGLFLYVHEERSREVLSMKDFLGEITSRDACGTKGYLTMLGLIPLASGNGSLRTRVLE; encoded by the coding sequence ATGATTGCTTTTTCTCAAATTTTTCTTTGTCTGCTCGCTGTTTTTACGGCTCTGTGTGCACAGAATGGCAGCAGCCGTCACACACCAAACGTAATTACCCAATCGCACGGTAAACTTGTGCGTACCCAGGTGCGCATCACGGGATCAACAACTCTTTTTCCCCTTGTGCTGCGTGCCTCTGAAGAGTTCAGCAGCTTCTCCTCCTTTCCCATGCCTCTTATCATGAATCCAGGGACAAACCGGGGAATCAACCACTTTTGTAGCGCGCGCAAAGACATCGGTTATGATATTTTAATGGCTTCACGAGAAATGACTCCGGTTGACTTAAAAACATGCCATGCCAATGGTTTCAATCGCATTACTAAGATTTCACTCGGACGTGATGGTATTGCTTTGGTCACCCACAAAAAGAATTTAGCACTGTCAGGGCTTACACACAAAGAATTATTCCGCGCCCTGGCTTCGAAAGTCCCAGATGGTAGTGGCGCACTGATTCCAAATCCACACATGACCTGGGCGGATATTAACCCACAGTTTCCCCCACAAGCGATTCGTATTCTTGTTCCCTCAGCCAATCATGGAACACGTGATGCGCTTTTTGCCCATATCTTCGCATCCAGCAATCAGAAGAATTCTTCTTTGCGGACGGACGGTGCTATTATTGTCATTACTCCCTTACAAGCCGCCGACGAACACGATCTGTTCTTTCAAGCGTTACGTGACAATCCTGAGACTATCGGCATTGTAGGAAGCAATCTATGGGAGGCACAACGCAGCGATATACGTGCAATTCCTTTTAACGGAATTTCGCCTACAAAAAAAGCTATTCGTACCGGTACTTACCCTTTATCGCGTGGGCTTTTTCTCTATGTCCATGAGGAAAGGTCTCGTGAAGTGTTAAGCATGAAAGACTTTCTTGGTGAAATAACGAGCCGAGATGCATGCGGCACAAAAGGATATCTTACCATGCTAGGACTTATTCCTTTAGCCTCGGGTAATGGGTCCTTGCGCACACGTGTCTTGGAATAA
- a CDS encoding cyclic nucleotide-binding domain-containing protein gives MIFSRRREFYVNHVAASTTNLVVEIASRLNFFTPHQRARLVTIGEEVHFSPHEKIVISGTPSHAFYIILTGTVSITASPETKDAHAGDIVGYEPLIDVETVISTVTAETQVVALRIAGNEYRNAFGHSEREYVKVPFLQSLVLGKKFDPTLFHDLSSPETSLRDVLMHIGGWAFALMAPLFLYFSGILSAFSAQAQMFMSVMLMLTCVTALRLLSDYVGVTMALFILISGGIINTRTLLSGFNSPTFIICISLFALTLFIAQSGIIYRLIVKALMWAPNNLLSYNFLLVISGGILTLGIPNLRIRTELAKATILDTQNLCRSTDNTLINTSLLFSGYFGIYAFMSSTLSASLIHFLVLDLFWGQYNTQYGWWGWAVTALPSTLVLFVGYFLYMVLFISRKPHVVFSIKKAKNIQKILGKTTFSERTAITFMLFSIIAIATYQIHYIPPLVPALLILLLLLVSGMMATRQFRKNIQWDYIMYLAGLIGLSATTQALEIDQWITQSAKPMFSFVQQNFSLFATCLIGIVAVTRLFIPRDMTMYGYCIILIPLSQSIGINPWVITFIIISASRLWFFIYQEPEVEYLYTSVNSIMPLKRGYFFISHMFLNFLNILGIYVGIYTWQVMGIL, from the coding sequence ATGATATTTTCACGTAGACGGGAATTTTATGTGAATCATGTTGCTGCATCAACTACGAATCTTGTCGTCGAAATCGCCAGTCGGTTAAATTTTTTTACACCGCATCAACGTGCACGGCTTGTGACAATTGGCGAGGAAGTACACTTTTCGCCGCATGAGAAAATTGTCATATCTGGAACCCCCTCTCATGCTTTTTACATTATTTTAACAGGGACTGTCTCCATCACCGCTTCTCCTGAGACTAAAGATGCGCACGCCGGGGATATTGTGGGATACGAGCCTTTGATTGATGTGGAAACCGTCATTTCAACAGTCACGGCAGAAACCCAGGTCGTTGCCCTTCGTATTGCAGGTAACGAGTATAGAAACGCTTTTGGACACAGTGAGCGAGAATATGTCAAAGTTCCTTTCCTACAAAGCTTGGTGCTAGGGAAAAAGTTTGATCCTACCCTGTTTCATGATTTATCTTCGCCAGAGACCTCCTTGCGGGACGTTCTCATGCATATTGGGGGATGGGCTTTTGCCTTGATGGCGCCTCTTTTTCTTTATTTCTCAGGAATTCTTAGTGCTTTTAGTGCCCAAGCCCAAATGTTTATGAGTGTGATGCTGATGCTAACATGCGTTACGGCTTTGCGATTACTTTCTGATTATGTGGGTGTAACCATGGCTCTGTTTATTCTCATATCAGGAGGGATTATAAATACGCGTACCCTCTTAAGTGGGTTTAACTCGCCTACATTTATTATATGTATTAGTCTTTTTGCGCTCACGCTATTTATTGCCCAATCTGGCATTATTTATCGCCTCATCGTGAAGGCATTGATGTGGGCCCCGAACAACCTTTTAAGTTACAATTTTCTGCTGGTAATTAGTGGGGGAATCCTCACCCTTGGAATCCCCAATTTGCGCATACGCACTGAGCTTGCCAAGGCAACAATTCTGGATACCCAAAACCTCTGTCGTTCAACAGACAATACATTGATTAACACCTCGTTATTGTTTAGTGGATACTTTGGCATATATGCCTTCATGAGTAGTACGTTGAGTGCTTCCTTGATTCATTTCCTCGTACTGGATCTTTTTTGGGGACAATATAATACGCAGTATGGGTGGTGGGGGTGGGCAGTTACTGCACTCCCTTCAACACTTGTTCTTTTCGTTGGTTATTTTCTCTATATGGTTTTGTTTATTTCACGAAAGCCTCATGTTGTTTTTTCGATAAAGAAAGCAAAAAATATTCAAAAAATTCTTGGAAAAACAACCTTTAGTGAACGCACTGCCATAACCTTTATGCTTTTCAGTATCATCGCCATAGCAACCTATCAAATTCACTATATTCCCCCTCTTGTTCCTGCCCTTTTGATTTTGCTTCTTCTTTTGGTATCAGGAATGATGGCAACCCGTCAGTTTCGCAAAAACATCCAGTGGGATTATATTATGTATTTAGCCGGACTCATTGGACTTTCGGCCACTACGCAAGCCTTAGAGATTGATCAATGGATTACACAAAGTGCCAAGCCAATGTTCTCTTTTGTGCAGCAGAACTTTTCGTTGTTTGCGACGTGCCTAATTGGCATTGTTGCCGTCACACGTCTGTTTATTCCGCGCGATATGACAATGTATGGATACTGCATCATTTTAATTCCTCTTTCCCAATCAATAGGTATCAACCCTTGGGTTATCACCTTTATTATTATTTCTGCGAGTCGCTTATGGTTTTTTATCTATCAAGAACCCGAAGTCGAATATCTTTACACCTCGGTGAATAGTATTATGCCGCTCAAAAGAGGATACTTTTTTATAAGTCATATGTTTTTGAACTTCTTAAATATTCTTGGAATATACGTAGGAATTTATACGTGGCAAGTAATGGGGATTTTGTAA
- a CDS encoding NifU family protein, whose protein sequence is MFIQTQETPNPNTLKFLPGRDVVANGSMHIDSREEATAIPLANELFLIPEVESVFLAKNFVSVSKKAEADWFIVKADVIATLIDYFSSNKENINVSSIEKKEYSNDISYTEEEKQIIAEIEELIATKLRPMVAADGGDIVFHKYIAGCVYVKLQGACSTCPSATATLKSGVENMLRHYIPEVTEVVSV, encoded by the coding sequence ATGTTTATTCAAACACAAGAAACACCAAACCCTAACACCCTCAAGTTTCTGCCTGGTAGGGATGTTGTTGCCAATGGATCTATGCACATTGACTCCCGTGAGGAGGCAACCGCAATCCCTTTGGCTAATGAGCTTTTCCTGATTCCAGAGGTAGAAAGTGTTTTTTTAGCGAAAAACTTTGTTAGTGTTTCAAAAAAAGCGGAAGCAGATTGGTTTATTGTAAAAGCAGATGTAATAGCAACTCTTATAGATTATTTTTCATCAAATAAAGAAAATATTAATGTTTCTAGTATTGAAAAAAAAGAATATAGTAACGATATTAGCTATACGGAAGAAGAAAAACAAATTATTGCCGAGATCGAGGAGCTTATTGCAACGAAGCTTCGACCCATGGTGGCAGCAGATGGTGGAGATATTGTTTTTCACAAATACATAGCAGGGTGTGTGTACGTAAAATTACAGGGTGCGTGCTCGACATGTCCAAGCGCTACTGCAACACTGAAATCGGGTGTTGAGAATATGCTTCGTCACTATATACCAGAAGTGACGGAGGTTGTGTCGGTATAA